Proteins encoded within one genomic window of Acinetobacter sp. WCHA55:
- a CDS encoding amidohydrolase — MSNTQTLEQQLMTWRQELHRHPELSTQEFQTTNKLKKWLAEYGIEAQTWGLKTGLIADIGTGHPIVAIRADIDALPIQEDIQQAFRSTQDGVMHACGHDLHSSSILGAAILLKAQESELKGTVRVIFQPAEETYSGAYEVINSGALKQVSAIFGFHNVPELALGTFATRSGAFYANVDRFQIVIKGKGGHAGRPHETKDPIVVAAQLISAVQTIASRSINNLDTCVVSITQVHAGTSWNILPEEAHLEGTVRTHSPEVRLAVEQKLKQIAQGIALAHSVEISVAWDNGPAALINTSKWAELSQKVAKEQGYDVQDAPLYLIGEDFGAYLEQIPGAFVSIGSASPFGLHHPQYQPNESLIFPAAQYFAVLATQALESIHKNAEV; from the coding sequence ATGTCAAACACTCAAACACTCGAACAACAATTAATGACATGGAGACAAGAATTACACCGTCATCCAGAATTATCTACTCAAGAATTTCAAACAACGAACAAACTCAAAAAGTGGTTAGCGGAATATGGTATTGAAGCCCAAACCTGGGGACTTAAAACTGGACTGATTGCCGATATTGGCACTGGTCATCCGATTGTCGCTATTCGGGCAGATATTGATGCTTTACCCATTCAAGAGGATATTCAGCAGGCTTTTCGTTCGACCCAAGACGGCGTAATGCATGCCTGCGGACATGATTTACATAGCTCATCTATTTTAGGTGCTGCAATTTTACTTAAAGCTCAAGAGTCTGAATTAAAAGGCACAGTGCGCGTAATTTTTCAGCCCGCTGAAGAAACATATAGTGGCGCTTATGAGGTCATAAATAGTGGCGCGTTAAAACAAGTATCCGCAATTTTTGGTTTCCATAATGTACCTGAGTTAGCTCTTGGAACTTTCGCAACACGTTCTGGTGCTTTCTATGCCAACGTTGACCGATTCCAAATTGTCATTAAAGGCAAGGGCGGACACGCAGGCCGCCCGCATGAAACCAAAGATCCAATCGTTGTCGCGGCACAGCTGATTAGTGCAGTGCAAACCATTGCCAGTCGCAGCATAAATAATTTGGATACCTGTGTGGTCAGTATCACCCAAGTGCATGCAGGCACCAGTTGGAACATCTTGCCAGAAGAAGCGCACTTGGAGGGCACGGTACGAACCCATTCTCCAGAGGTTCGCCTAGCCGTTGAACAAAAACTTAAACAAATTGCACAAGGGATTGCTCTTGCACATTCTGTTGAAATATCTGTGGCTTGGGACAATGGTCCTGCAGCATTAATCAACACATCCAAATGGGCTGAACTCAGTCAAAAAGTAGCGAAAGAACAAGGTTATGACGTGCAAGATGCACCGCTATATCTAATTGGAGAGGATTTCGGTGCTTATCTTGAACAAATCCCAGGTGCATTTGTCAGTATCGGGAGTGCCAGTCCATTTGGCCTACACCATCCGCAATATCAACCTAATGAATCATTAATTTTTCCAGCTGCTCAGTACTTTGCTGTTTTAGCAACGCAAGCACTCGAGTCTATTCATAAAAATGCAGAGGTTTAA
- a CDS encoding amino acid ABC transporter permease: MSLEHYKIIPARHPLRYIGVAFSILIIAVVAESIFSNPNWGWPVFRQWFFNPAILQGLMMTLKLTFWSIVFSLILGTIVAMMRLSSSWLIRSLAWVYIWMFRSLPLLLVLIILYNFSYLYEYINVGIPFTDTVFAQFKTINALDQFSTALVGLVIVQSAYTAEVIRGGILSVDHGQFEAAAALGLSWWRRTTRIILPQSIRSIIPAIINECVGLSKGTSIVYVLAMPELFYTVQMIYNRNQEVIPLLMVAAVWYVILTSVFSLVQWYIEKILAKGERKSAINSFAFFKKAQPHTTQARIGASYDN; this comes from the coding sequence ATGAGTTTAGAACACTATAAAATCATTCCAGCACGTCATCCGCTACGCTACATTGGTGTCGCATTTTCGATATTAATAATTGCTGTGGTCGCAGAATCGATATTTTCTAATCCAAACTGGGGCTGGCCTGTCTTTAGACAGTGGTTCTTTAACCCTGCGATTCTACAGGGTTTGATGATGACGCTGAAACTGACATTTTGGTCAATCGTTTTCAGTCTAATTTTAGGAACCATTGTGGCGATGATGAGATTGTCATCATCTTGGCTAATTCGCTCACTGGCATGGGTGTATATCTGGATGTTCAGATCATTACCACTGCTATTGGTGTTGATTATTCTCTATAACTTTTCTTATTTATATGAATATATCAATGTTGGTATTCCTTTTACCGACACGGTCTTTGCCCAGTTTAAAACCATCAATGCACTGGACCAGTTCTCAACAGCTTTAGTCGGTTTGGTGATTGTTCAAAGTGCCTATACTGCCGAAGTTATCCGTGGTGGCATTTTGTCTGTAGATCATGGTCAATTCGAAGCCGCAGCTGCACTAGGTTTGTCATGGTGGCGCCGGACTACACGCATTATTCTACCGCAATCGATTCGCAGCATCATTCCAGCCATTATCAACGAATGTGTAGGTTTATCTAAAGGCACATCAATTGTCTATGTTTTGGCAATGCCTGAACTCTTTTATACAGTACAAATGATCTATAACCGTAACCAAGAAGTGATTCCATTATTGATGGTCGCTGCCGTTTGGTATGTCATTTTAACGAGCGTATTTTCTCTCGTGCAGTGGTATATCGAAAAAATACTGGCAAAAGGAGAACGTAAGTCAGCAATTAATAGTTTTGCCTTTTTTAAGAAAGCACAGCCACACACGACTCAAGCACGGATAGGAGCTAGCTATGATAATTAA
- a CDS encoding ABC transporter substrate-binding protein, translated as MRLNKTPVTIGLALLLGVSLVGCSKEQASTQAASTAGEPSQTEDKTDFYSQELAKLKANMTPIHVAQNEQASQKIPKDYKFVNAGYFTVATISGAPPLSVLGPDNQTYIGTEIDIARLIADSLGLKLKLVRTSWEDWPLGVLSGKYDAAIANVTVTKERKEKFDFATYRQDVLAFYVAEKSKVKAIQGPDDISGLKVIVGSGTNQEKVLLDWIEDNKKKGLPPAQALYYDDGASASLALQSGRVDALFGPNVAYAWQAANGAKIRLAGTALGGGTHPAELGVTLKKGSGLVDAVQTALNGVIQTGEYKKVLARWGTQAEAIQHSAINPPGLGD; from the coding sequence ATGCGGTTGAATAAAACACCTGTGACGATTGGTTTAGCACTACTGCTAGGTGTTTCTCTGGTTGGATGCAGTAAGGAACAGGCCTCAACACAAGCAGCTAGCACAGCAGGTGAGCCTTCACAAACAGAAGATAAAACAGATTTTTACAGCCAAGAACTTGCAAAATTAAAAGCGAATATGACACCTATTCATGTGGCGCAAAACGAGCAAGCTAGCCAAAAAATCCCAAAAGATTATAAATTTGTGAATGCAGGTTATTTTACCGTTGCCACGATTTCAGGTGCACCACCATTAAGTGTCTTGGGACCAGATAACCAAACTTATATTGGAACGGAAATTGATATTGCTCGTTTGATTGCAGACAGCTTGGGCTTGAAACTGAAACTGGTTCGTACTTCATGGGAAGATTGGCCTTTGGGTGTCCTCAGTGGCAAATATGATGCCGCTATTGCCAATGTTACCGTAACCAAAGAGCGTAAAGAGAAATTCGACTTTGCGACCTATCGGCAAGACGTATTGGCATTTTATGTCGCAGAGAAAAGTAAAGTTAAAGCCATCCAAGGTCCTGATGATATTTCAGGTTTAAAAGTGATTGTCGGCTCTGGTACTAATCAGGAAAAAGTACTGTTGGACTGGATTGAAGATAACAAAAAGAAAGGGCTGCCACCAGCGCAAGCACTTTATTACGATGATGGTGCATCCGCAAGTTTAGCACTCCAGTCGGGACGGGTTGATGCTTTATTTGGTCCTAACGTTGCTTATGCATGGCAAGCAGCAAATGGTGCAAAAATCCGTTTAGCGGGTACAGCGCTGGGTGGTGGAACTCATCCCGCTGAATTAGGGGTAACCCTAAAAAAAGGCAGTGGCTTAGTTGATGCAGTACAAACTGCTTTAAATGGAGTGATTCAAACAGGTGAGTATAAAAAAGTCTTAGCTCGTTGGGGGACGCAGGCAGAAGCGATTCAGCATTCTGCAATTAATCCTCCAGGCTTGGGAGACTAA
- a CDS encoding MsnO8 family LLM class oxidoreductase, with protein sequence MGLSYKLSILDKCPKAEGISTEQAFKNALQIAQTAEALGFYRYWVAEHHSTALLSSPSPEILIAWLLAQTKTIRIGSGGVMLQHYSPYKVAENFNVLASLAHNRVDLGIGKAPGGFPVSTQALQLGLDQSLKGDFSKQLQSLDHYLYRKFDRNQPNLVVATPTPAQSAEKFLLGASIESAKLAADLGWNFVFAAHLNGDKALLQEALHTYSTHSRGKSAIIAAQIIVADTREQAEEQASGLSVWTLELENGQRVKIPNEQSGHEFSRQAQSAIKSLKKEQLHIIKGTVDDIHRQLHDLHLQYGIHEFIVESPLLDHEARLKSLTLLAQHAVLAA encoded by the coding sequence ATGGGGCTCAGTTATAAATTAAGCATACTGGATAAATGTCCAAAAGCTGAAGGTATCAGCACAGAACAAGCATTTAAAAATGCATTGCAAATTGCTCAAACAGCAGAAGCATTAGGTTTCTATCGTTATTGGGTCGCTGAGCACCATTCTACGGCTTTGTTATCTAGTCCATCACCTGAAATATTGATTGCATGGTTATTGGCACAGACTAAGACGATCCGTATTGGCTCTGGTGGAGTAATGTTACAACATTACAGTCCGTATAAAGTTGCTGAAAACTTTAATGTGCTCGCAAGCCTTGCTCATAATCGAGTTGACTTAGGCATTGGTAAAGCACCTGGTGGTTTTCCTGTTTCAACTCAAGCATTACAGCTTGGACTTGATCAATCACTTAAAGGTGACTTTAGTAAACAATTGCAATCTTTAGATCATTATTTGTACAGAAAGTTTGATCGAAATCAGCCGAATTTAGTGGTGGCGACTCCTACGCCAGCCCAAAGTGCTGAGAAATTTTTACTTGGGGCAAGTATTGAAAGTGCGAAATTAGCAGCAGATCTAGGATGGAATTTTGTTTTTGCAGCTCATTTGAATGGAGATAAAGCCTTACTTCAAGAAGCTTTACATACTTATTCAACCCATTCACGTGGGAAAAGTGCGATTATTGCTGCTCAAATTATTGTGGCAGATACAAGAGAGCAAGCAGAAGAACAAGCTTCAGGTCTATCTGTTTGGACACTGGAACTAGAAAATGGTCAACGTGTAAAAATCCCGAATGAACAAAGTGGACACGAATTTTCCAGACAAGCGCAATCTGCAATTAAATCCCTCAAAAAAGAACAACTTCATATTATTAAAGGTACGGTAGACGATATTCATCGACAGTTGCATGATTTACATCTGCAATATGGTATTCATGAATTTATTGTTGAGTCACCGTTATTAGATCATGAGGCTCGACTGAAATCTCTAACTTTACTCGCACAGCATGCTGTGCTGGCAGCATAG
- a CDS encoding GNAT family N-acetyltransferase — MQEKFIQMPVDVPEAQPLLDQLFAEYEEIYGDFFARQDAQVIDERKKATHRERYEGAEDFLPPHGLFVVLKRDDEVIAMGAYKRYDAETAELKRIWSHRDLRKQGLAAKIVKELERSALAAGYSKIFLTTGFKQIPAVKLYLSLGYEPQFEVTPDFNFDRYIGAPLHGGLPFRKTLLQKEVA; from the coding sequence ATGCAAGAAAAATTTATCCAAATGCCCGTTGATGTGCCCGAAGCACAACCTTTGCTTGATCAGTTATTCGCTGAATATGAAGAAATCTATGGTGATTTTTTTGCGCGTCAGGATGCACAAGTGATTGATGAGCGTAAAAAAGCAACACATCGGGAGCGCTATGAAGGTGCGGAGGACTTTTTACCGCCACATGGATTATTCGTTGTGCTTAAACGTGATGATGAAGTCATTGCAATGGGAGCGTACAAACGTTATGACGCAGAAACCGCAGAGCTGAAACGAATTTGGTCACATCGCGACTTACGTAAACAGGGATTGGCCGCAAAAATAGTTAAAGAACTTGAACGAAGTGCGCTTGCTGCGGGATATAGCAAAATCTTTCTCACCACAGGGTTTAAACAAATTCCAGCAGTGAAATTGTATTTGAGTCTAGGCTATGAACCGCAGTTTGAAGTTACGCCAGATTTTAATTTTGATCGATACATTGGTGCGCCTTTACACGGTGGACTTCCTTTTAGAAAGACTTTACTGCAAAAGGAGGTCGCATGA
- a CDS encoding cysteine desulfurase family protein translates to MSRLIYLDYAATTPILPEITQAIIRCLSIEGDFGNPASQSHHYGWDAARHIATSRQHVANLIHANPQEIIWTSGATESNNLALKGTLDQYKNQNKHIITSKIEHKAVLDICADLENLGFEVTYLQPEFGTGLIHPEQVKQAIQPNTVLISLMMVNNEIGTLTDIQTIGNIAHQHQILFHVDAAQAAGKTKIDVQTMHVDLLSLSGHKIYGPKGIGALYVRQDVQKQIKTQIHGGGHEQGLRSGTLATHQIVGMGEACRLAKINLVQEQQRIQNLRKKFLTGLQALTPVKLNGHPTEHVANYLNVSFLGERAQAILFAIKQVSAVSSGSACNSHHAAPSHVLNALGLNEELASNTVRFSFGIYTTQDHIEILLKHLVMVLKEQKETIQLSFI, encoded by the coding sequence ATGAGCAGACTTATTTACCTTGATTATGCAGCAACAACACCTATTCTCCCTGAAATCACTCAGGCAATTATTCGATGTTTGTCTATCGAGGGAGATTTTGGAAATCCTGCATCACAATCCCATCATTATGGTTGGGATGCTGCAAGACATATAGCAACATCTAGACAGCACGTTGCCAATTTAATTCATGCGAATCCTCAAGAAATTATTTGGACTTCTGGCGCAACCGAATCGAATAACCTCGCGCTGAAAGGAACATTAGATCAGTATAAAAATCAAAATAAACACATTATTACCAGTAAAATTGAGCATAAAGCTGTGTTAGATATCTGCGCAGACTTAGAAAATCTGGGATTTGAGGTGACTTACTTACAACCTGAATTCGGGACAGGACTCATTCATCCTGAACAGGTAAAACAAGCTATTCAACCCAATACCGTACTTATTTCCCTGATGATGGTAAATAATGAAATAGGGACTTTAACTGATATTCAAACCATCGGTAATATTGCACATCAACACCAAATTTTATTCCATGTCGATGCTGCCCAAGCCGCAGGAAAGACAAAAATTGATGTTCAGACGATGCATGTTGATTTACTCAGTTTATCTGGACATAAAATATATGGCCCCAAAGGCATTGGCGCATTATATGTTCGCCAAGACGTGCAAAAGCAAATAAAGACTCAAATCCATGGTGGGGGGCATGAGCAAGGGTTACGTTCTGGAACTTTAGCCACACATCAAATTGTAGGAATGGGGGAAGCTTGCAGACTGGCTAAAATTAATCTGGTTCAAGAACAACAGCGCATTCAAAATTTAAGAAAGAAATTTTTAACAGGTTTACAAGCACTGACCCCTGTAAAACTTAACGGACATCCTACTGAGCATGTTGCAAATTATTTGAATGTAAGTTTTTTAGGAGAACGAGCACAGGCTATTCTTTTTGCAATTAAACAAGTTTCCGCCGTTTCTAGTGGCTCTGCTTGCAATTCACATCATGCAGCTCCATCCCATGTATTAAATGCTTTAGGGCTTAATGAAGAGTTAGCTTCGAATACCGTGCGCTTTAGTTTTGGAATATATACCACGCAAGATCATATAGAAATATTATTGAAGCATTTAGTAATGGTTTTAAAGGAGCAAAAAGAAACAATACAGTTATCTTTTATCTAG
- a CDS encoding amino acid ABC transporter ATP-binding protein, translating into MIINQSTSPANGHIQVSHVFKNYAGHPALHDISLDIPAGSVTVIIGPSGSGKSTLLRTINHLERVDAGFIQIDDEFIGYRKKGDKLYELKERDILKQRKSVGYVFQNFNLFPHLNVLQNIIEAPLAHKKLSKDQAILKANQLLGLVGLRDKVEAWPKQLSGGQQQRVAIARALALDPKVILFDEPTSALDPELVGEVLNVIKSLAKLGKTMVIVTHEIGFAREVADHVVFMDQGRIVEQGSVQQVLEHPHEERTKNFLSRVL; encoded by the coding sequence ATGATAATTAATCAATCAACATCTCCTGCAAATGGTCATATTCAAGTGAGCCATGTATTTAAAAACTATGCAGGACATCCTGCATTACACGATATTAGTCTTGATATTCCAGCTGGCTCAGTGACGGTAATTATTGGCCCATCTGGGTCGGGTAAATCTACTTTATTGCGTACGATAAATCATTTAGAACGTGTAGATGCTGGATTTATTCAAATTGATGATGAGTTTATAGGTTATCGTAAAAAAGGCGATAAACTCTACGAATTAAAAGAACGAGATATTTTAAAACAACGCAAATCTGTGGGTTATGTGTTTCAGAATTTTAATTTATTTCCCCATTTAAATGTTTTACAAAATATTATTGAAGCTCCTTTAGCACATAAAAAGCTTAGTAAAGATCAAGCAATTTTAAAAGCCAATCAACTATTAGGTTTAGTCGGACTTCGGGACAAAGTTGAAGCATGGCCCAAACAGCTTTCTGGTGGTCAGCAGCAACGGGTTGCGATTGCCAGAGCATTAGCTTTAGACCCCAAAGTGATTTTATTCGATGAACCAACATCAGCTTTAGACCCTGAACTAGTTGGAGAGGTTTTGAATGTAATCAAAAGCTTAGCTAAACTAGGAAAAACCATGGTGATTGTGACACATGAAATCGGTTTTGCCCGAGAAGTTGCTGACCATGTGGTATTTATGGATCAAGGAAGAATTGTTGAGCAAGGTTCTGTTCAACAAGTACTAGAGCATCCCCATGAAGAACGAACCAAAAATTTTCTGTCACGAGTTTTATAG
- a CDS encoding LLM class flavin-dependent oxidoreductase: MSNNKQIRLGTILHGANGNMSAWRHPEAVVDASINFEFAKNVALRAERAKFDFVFVADGLYINEKSIPHFLNRFEPITLLSALSSVTKHIGLVGTVSTSYSEPFTIARQFASLDHLSGGRAGWNVVTTPLEGTAKNHTRKQHPEHSQRYEIADEYLQVAKGLWDSWGEGAFVRNKETGQFFERSKLHTLNHKGKHFEVAGPLNVERSPQDRPILFQAGASGAGRALAAKHADAIFTHQASLEEAQAFYLDVKQQVIKNGRDADDLLIFQGIGVLIGDSAEDVERQYLETAALVTIEDALNYLGRFFEHHDFSQYDLDAPFPELGTLGENSFKSGTDEIKRKAKAENLTLRQVALQSATPRPPFAGTVEEVADQLEQWVKEDAADGFIIAGATPTTLDTFVEKVVPLLQQRGLYRTEYPGTTLRSSFALKRPKNQFEQSEKENIHAVE, translated from the coding sequence ATGAGTAATAATAAACAAATTCGACTTGGAACAATCTTACATGGTGCTAATGGCAATATGTCTGCTTGGCGACATCCTGAAGCGGTGGTCGATGCCAGCATTAACTTCGAGTTTGCCAAAAACGTAGCACTTCGGGCTGAACGGGCAAAATTTGATTTTGTCTTTGTGGCTGATGGTTTATATATCAATGAAAAATCGATTCCTCATTTTCTCAACCGTTTTGAACCCATTACTTTACTTTCGGCACTCTCCAGTGTAACTAAACATATAGGTTTAGTCGGTACAGTATCAACTTCTTACAGTGAGCCATTTACGATTGCCCGCCAGTTTGCCAGTCTCGATCATTTAAGTGGTGGTCGTGCTGGGTGGAATGTAGTCACTACACCACTAGAAGGGACTGCAAAAAATCATACCCGCAAGCAGCATCCTGAGCACAGCCAACGTTATGAAATTGCAGATGAATATTTACAAGTCGCTAAAGGGCTTTGGGACTCATGGGGTGAAGGTGCTTTTGTTCGTAATAAAGAAACAGGACAATTCTTTGAACGCAGTAAATTACATACCTTGAATCATAAAGGAAAACACTTTGAAGTGGCAGGGCCACTCAATGTAGAGCGTTCGCCACAAGACCGCCCGATTCTATTCCAAGCAGGGGCATCAGGTGCAGGTCGTGCATTAGCCGCGAAACATGCTGATGCGATTTTTACCCATCAAGCCTCTTTGGAAGAGGCACAAGCATTTTACTTAGATGTGAAACAGCAAGTGATTAAGAATGGTCGTGATGCAGATGATTTGCTTATTTTCCAAGGGATTGGGGTCTTGATTGGAGATTCTGCTGAAGACGTAGAGCGTCAATATCTTGAAACTGCTGCTTTGGTCACGATAGAGGACGCATTAAATTATTTAGGTCGTTTCTTTGAACACCATGATTTTTCTCAGTATGACCTCGATGCACCATTTCCTGAACTGGGTACACTTGGAGAAAATAGTTTCAAAAGTGGTACTGATGAAATTAAGCGTAAAGCTAAAGCAGAGAATTTAACCCTACGTCAGGTCGCACTGCAATCGGCTACACCCCGGCCACCTTTTGCTGGCACAGTTGAAGAAGTGGCTGATCAGCTTGAACAATGGGTGAAAGAAGATGCCGCAGATGGCTTTATTATTGCTGGCGCAACACCAACAACTTTAGACACTTTTGTTGAAAAGGTCGTGCCCTTATTACAACAGCGTGGTCTATACCGCACTGAATATCCTGGTACAACGTTACGCTCAAGTTTTGCTTTAAAACGACCTAAAAATCAATTTGAACAATCTGAAAAGGAAAACATTCATGCGGTTGAATAA
- a CDS encoding ABC transporter substrate-binding protein, whose amino-acid sequence MYKVQTIALFGLTLAALSLTACFNNESATHTQENRLKTDFSEKEQQTLRNNMVAIHSTKNEEAIAQLPQGFKFVNEGYFTVAVGTNSFPPLHVLAEDNQTRIGSEIDIAQLIADSLGLKLQVIPTSWENWPLGLASGKFDAVLSNIAVTEQRKQKYDFATYRQDMLTFYVTKDSKIQAIQTPDDIAGLKIVVGSGTNQERLLLKWIENNQQKGLKPAQPIYLEDGAAAALALQSGRVDAYLIPNVMGVWQQANGANIKAVGTLDGSWSVAVAVKKGTGLVNAIQTSINAVIANGKYTQALTRWNLQNEGISKSVINPLIQDK is encoded by the coding sequence ATGTACAAAGTTCAGACTATCGCGTTATTTGGTCTGACCCTGGCGGCTTTAAGCCTCACAGCTTGCTTTAACAATGAGAGTGCAACTCATACACAAGAAAATCGGTTAAAAACTGATTTTTCTGAAAAAGAGCAACAGACCTTAAGAAATAACATGGTGGCTATTCATAGTACTAAAAATGAAGAGGCAATTGCTCAATTGCCTCAGGGTTTTAAGTTTGTAAATGAGGGTTATTTTACTGTTGCTGTGGGAACAAACAGTTTTCCACCTCTACATGTTCTGGCAGAAGATAACCAAACGCGTATTGGTAGTGAAATTGATATTGCACAGTTAATAGCTGACAGTTTAGGTCTAAAACTTCAAGTGATTCCAACTTCTTGGGAAAACTGGCCACTCGGTTTGGCATCGGGAAAATTCGATGCCGTACTTAGTAATATTGCTGTCACAGAACAGCGTAAACAGAAATACGACTTTGCGACCTATCGCCAAGACATGTTGACTTTTTATGTGACCAAAGACAGTAAAATTCAAGCGATTCAAACGCCAGATGATATCGCGGGACTCAAAATTGTGGTCGGTTCTGGCACCAATCAGGAACGGTTGCTGCTGAAATGGATTGAAAATAATCAGCAAAAAGGGCTGAAACCAGCACAACCCATTTATTTAGAAGATGGTGCAGCAGCAGCTTTGGCATTGCAGTCAGGTCGTGTCGATGCCTACCTCATTCCGAATGTGATGGGCGTATGGCAACAGGCGAATGGTGCAAATATTAAAGCAGTAGGCACTTTAGATGGGTCATGGTCTGTTGCAGTTGCCGTCAAAAAAGGAACTGGGCTAGTCAATGCCATTCAAACATCCATTAATGCAGTGATTGCAAATGGCAAATATACCCAAGCTTTGACACGTTGGAATTTACAAAATGAAGGAATTTCAAAATCAGTCATTAACCCACTGATTCAGGATAAATAA